In Desulfovibrio gilichinskyi, a genomic segment contains:
- a CDS encoding ATP-binding protein: protein MHKIDPNECQFCGACQSSCPSEAIIHPDGTNYYAINENCTDCGACEAECGFNAIISEGTGN from the coding sequence ATGCATAAAATCGATCCTAATGAATGCCAGTTTTGCGGAGCATGTCAAAGTTCGTGTCCTTCTGAGGCAATCATCCACCCAGATGGAACCAATTATTACGCGATAAATGAAAACTGTACTGATTGCGGTGCATGCGAAGCCGAATGCGGTTTCAATGCAATTATAAGCGAGGGTACCGGGAATTAG
- a CDS encoding CPBP family intramembrane glutamic endopeptidase has protein sequence MDKSLLKQLEAIISSVIRGDYSKSVEMDQMQDSKNYTQEEVRLLKSLGFMSVKLEAREFVLEKTIESLKSRNAELLEEKKKNNLFSNIFVSLFLSVSLYIFLIFLADKLNYESKNSARIVEAIFLMVSIFIIRKSGFSFSLLGVTIDGAVESIRRMLPGTLLACGALILLKVFFIMFWSKKMGEELFIMDNFNLILLVYIPLAALQEFIARGVIQTTIESVLDKPYATIQAIITASALFGLVHIQLSVGLAFASFVCSLYWGYLYTQKRCLVGVSISHFMVGGLAYVLGFWDYLYSI, from the coding sequence ATGGACAAAAGTTTGTTGAAACAACTCGAGGCAATCATCTCATCCGTCATCCGGGGAGACTACTCCAAATCAGTTGAGATGGATCAAATGCAGGACAGCAAAAATTATACGCAGGAAGAAGTCCGGCTCCTGAAATCTCTTGGGTTTATGTCCGTTAAACTGGAAGCCAGAGAATTCGTACTAGAAAAAACAATAGAAAGTCTGAAATCTCGAAATGCCGAACTACTGGAAGAGAAAAAAAAGAATAACCTGTTTTCAAATATTTTTGTAAGCCTGTTCCTTTCCGTTTCACTATACATTTTTCTGATCTTTCTTGCCGACAAGCTCAATTACGAAAGCAAAAACTCAGCAAGAATTGTTGAAGCAATTTTCCTGATGGTAAGCATTTTTATCATCCGCAAAAGCGGTTTTTCATTCTCGTTACTTGGGGTGACTATCGATGGGGCAGTGGAATCCATCCGCCGCATGCTCCCCGGCACACTCTTAGCTTGCGGAGCACTCATATTGCTTAAAGTTTTTTTCATCATGTTCTGGTCTAAAAAAATGGGTGAAGAATTGTTTATAATGGACAATTTTAATTTGATTTTACTGGTATATATTCCTCTTGCGGCTCTACAGGAATTTATTGCCAGAGGAGTGATACAAACTACCATTGAATCTGTGCTGGACAAACCCTACGCCACAATACAGGCAATCATCACAGCATCAGCTCTTTTCGGGCTGGTGCATATCCAGCTTTCAGTAGGACTAGCCTTTGCATCCTTTGTCTGTTCACTATACTGGGGATATTTATATACCCAAAAGAGATGCCTGGTAGGCGTCAGCATATCGCATTTCATGGTTGGCGGTCTGGCATATGTACTAGGTTTCTGGGATTACCTTTACAGCATTTAA